AGGTCATCGGCCATGCGATCGAATGCCGTATCAACGCCGAAAATCCCCAGACCTTCCGCCCCTCGCCCGGCCGGATTCTTCAATACCATCCGCCCGGCGGGCTGGGCGTCCGGATCGATTCCGCCGTCTACCAGGGCTACACGATCCCGCCCTATTACGACTCCCTGGTCGGCAAGCTGATCGTCCACGGCAAGACCCGCGCCGAATGCCTGATGCGGCTGCGCCGGGCGCTCGACGAGATGGTGGTCGAAGGCATCGAGACCACGCTGCCGCTGTTCCGGGCGCTGGTGCGCGAAGACGACATCATCAATGGCGACTACCACATCCACTGGCTGGAACAATATTTGGCCGGGAAGGCGGAACCCGCGCCGAAATAATTTGCCTTCCTTCGTGGAACCCTTTGGCCCCTTTCGCGTTCTGGACGGTTGGGGCCAGTTCCAAGGGGGCGTATTGAATTCCACTGAATATAGACCGGTGAACCGCCGTGATGGCTGACGCCCAGCGACGGCGCGCGTTCTGGCAGATCCTGCTGTTCTCGGCGGGCCTTGTGGTGCTGACCGTGATCAGCGCCGGCTCCGTCTATCTCGTCAACAAGGCACGGGAGGATAGCAAATGGGTGGTTCATACGATCGAGGCCGAGAACCAGATTAACGCTCTTCTGCTGGAAATCCGGCGTGCCGAGAGCACCGCCCGCGGCTACTTGCTGACGCGACGGTCGGATTTCAAGGTAGACCATGACAAAGCCGTGGCGGCTATCGTCCCCGCGCTCGATAGGCTCACACGCCTGATCGGCGACAATCCGGAGCAGCGCAAAAGCATTGAAAAGCTGAGCTCGGCGATCGAGACTCGACTCGGTCAATTTGCGCAGGAGATGGATTTTATCCGCCTGGATCAGCCGGAAAAAGCCGCTGCATTGGTGCGCGAACTCGCCTCTGCCGATACCACGGCCACGATCAGCGAAGTCGCGACGGGAATGCTTCGGGAGGAGGAGCGCCTGTTCCACCTGCGCACCGCCAACTCCGACCGCAGTCAGACCACCGCCGCCTCGATGACGGGCATCGGCTCAGGCCTGGTCGTGGTTCTGGCGCTGATCTCGATCTGGCTGGTGCGACGCTCGGCAGTCGCCCGCGACGAGGCAGAGAATCGCCTGCGCGAGGCCTTCGCCAACCTCGAATCGGTCGTGGAGGAGCGCACGGCGGACCTGCGCGAGGCCAACGACGAGATCCAGCGCTTTGCCTATATCGTCAGCCACGATCTGCGATCGCCGCTCGTCAACATCATGGGTTTCACCAGCGAGCTCGATGAGCTCGGCAACGACATCTTTCGCCGCATCGGCAGCCTCGCCCAAGTCCCTGCGGACGGACCGCCGCTCGCGCCCGCAGGGCCCGGCGAGATCGCGCTCGAGGGCGCCGACAAGCAGCTCTCGGAGGATTTTTCCGAAGCGCTCGGCTTCATCAAGTCGTCGATCGCCAAGATGGACCGGCTGATCTCGGCGATCCTCAACCTCACCCGCGAAGGCCGGCGCGAATTCCAGCCCGTGAAGATCAACACCAGCGAGCTGATCGAGGCGATCGTGTCGACGCTGGCGCACCAGGCCGCCGAGGCGCAGGCCGAGATCCACCTCGAGGCCCTGCCCGATATCGTGAGCGACCGGCTCGCGCTCGAGCAGATCTTCTCCAACCTGATCGACAATGCGATCAAATATCTGAAGCGCGGAGTGCCCGGAGAGATCAGAATCCGCGGGCGGACCAAGCTCGGCTATGCGATCTTCGAGATCAGCGACAATGGCCGCGGGATCGATCCGAAGGATCACCAGCGGATCTTCGACCTGTTCCGCCGCGCGGGAACCCAGGACAAGCCCGGCCAGGGCATCGGTCTTGCGCATGTGCGTGCACTTGTGCGTCGCCTCGGCGGCACCATGTCGGTATCATCGGAACTGAACGCGGGCAGCACCTTCACCATCACGCTGCCGATCGCCTGGAACGTCAGCAACCGGAACAGAGATCGATGACCCAGCCTGTCACCATCATCATGATCGAGGACGACGAGGGCCACGCCCGGCTGATCGAGCGCAACATCCGCCGATCCGGCGTCAACAACGAGATCGTCTCCTTCAAGAACGGCACGGACGCGATGCAGCACCTGTTCGGCGCCGACGGCAGCGGGCTCGTGCAGAAGGGCAATGCGCTCTTGATCCTGCTCGACCTCAATTTGCCCGACATGACCGGGATCGACATCCTGAGGCAGATCAAGGAAAACACATATCTGAAGGCTTCGCCCGTCGTGGTGCTGACCACCACCGACGATTCCCAGGAAATCAAGCGCTGTTACGAGCTAGGCTGCAACGTCTACATCACCAAGCCCGTCAACTACGAGAATTTCGCCAATGCCATCCGGCAGCTCGGCCTGTTCTTCTCGGTCATCCAGGTCCCGCCCGCCGCCCCATGAACCAGCGCACACCCACCCTGCTCTACATCGATGACGACGGTGCGCTGGCGCGCCTGGTCGATCGCGGCCTGACGCGGCGCGGCTACAGGGTCGTCCATGCCGCGAGCGGCGAGGAAGGTCTGGAGCACATCCGCCGCGCGAGTGCCCAGGGGACTATCGACGGCGGCATCGACGTGGTTGCGCTCGACCAGTATATGCCCGGCCTCGATGGGTTGGAGACGCTGGAGCAGATCATGGCGATCCCGGGGGCGCCGCCGGTGGTGTTCGTCACGGCCTCGCAGGACTCCAACATCGCGGTCACCGCGCTGAAGGCCGGCGCGGCCGACTATCTCGTCAAGGACGTCACGGGCGATTTCATTCCCCTGCTCCACGTCGCAGCCGAGGGCGCGCTGCGCCAGGCCGAACTGCAGAAGGCGCGCGAGGAAGCCGAAGCCGAGATCCACGCCTCGCGTGACCGCTATGCGGCGCTTGCCGCCGAACGCGAGCTGCTGCTGCGCGAGGTCAATCACCGCGTCGGCAACTCGCTGCAGATCATCGCTTCGCTGCTGCACCTTCAGGCAAGCTCCGCTGCGCACGACGAGGTCAAGGCGGCACTGACCAATGCGATGGGCCGCGTCGCCGCGGTCGCGCAGGTGCACCGGCGCCTCTACACCTCGCAGGATCTGAAGAGCGTGGTCCTGAACCAGTATCTCGATTCGCTGCTCGAGGATCTCCGCCGCTCTGCCGAAGGCAACCGGATGTCGCGCCTCACACTGAAAGCCGAGCCGATCGAGATCGATCCTGACCGCGCGGTCGCCGTCGGCATCATCGTCAACGAGCTGGTGATGAACGCGGTGAAATACGCCTATCCTGACGGCGCCGGCCCCATCCATGTCGAGCTGAACTCGAAAGGCGACGATCTCCTGCTGTCGATCACCGACAACGGCGTCGGCGACAACGTCAAGGCCGATCCGCGCTCCACCGGCATGGGCCAGCGCATCGTCGCGGCCATGGCCTCCAAGCTCGACGCCTCGGTCGAGCGCGATCCCGCGCATTCCGGAACCCGGATCATTCTGAAGTTCAGTCGCGTGCCGGCAAACCACGGCAAGGCCAACACTGCCGCCGCGGGTTGACCTCGCGCCCTCCTGCGCACCCCATCGCAACCGCATCGCGATCCTGCTATGATTGCGAACCATGACTTCGCGCGACTCCGCCCCGTCTGAAATCACACCGGCCGTGCTGCTGCGCGCCTATGCCTGCGGCATCTTCCCAATGGCGGAAAGCGCCGACGATCCGACTCTGTTCTGGGTCGAGCCGGAGTTGCGCGGCGTCATTCCCCTCGATGGATTTCGCGTCGCCTCGCGGCTCGCGCGCACCGTGCGGTCGGATGTATTTCGCGTGACCGTCAACACCGCGTTCAAGGCGACCATCGCCGGCTGTGCCGCGCCCCAGGCCGGACGCGAGGACACCTGGATCAACAAGCGCATCCGTGACCTCTATGGCGGCCTGTACGAACTCGGCCATTGCCACAGCGTCGAGGCCTGGCAGGGCGAGGATCTCGTCGGCGGCCTGTACGGCGTCAGCCTGGGGCGCGCCTTCTTCGGGGAGAGCATGTTCCACACCGCACGCGATGCCTCGAAGGTCGCGCTGGTGCATCTGGTGGCGCGGCTCATCCATGGCGGCTTCGAGCTGCTCGACACCCAATATGTCACGGAGCATTTGAAGAGCTTCGGCGCAGCCGAGATCTCGCGGCGGCGCTATACCGCACTGCTCGACAAGGCGCTCGCCGGCGAGCCCGGCGATTTCCTCAGGCTCTCGGCCGGTGACGCCGTCCCGGGCGCACGCGCGCTCGAGATCATCGCCTCGCGACAAGAATGATGGAAAGCTGGGTCAGCGGCCGAACCCAGTGGATTTGGCCTACCGACCAAACCCGGGAATACCGAACAGGCCTGGCCGCTGCTCGGGCGGCGGAGGCGGCGGTGCCGGTTGCTGCTGCTGAATGGGCGGCAAGGGCTGCGGCGGACGCTGCTGGACCTGCTTGGGCGCGGCCTTCTTCTGCGCGGGCGGCGGTGGCGCGGGCTTGGTCGCGGGATCCGGTGCCGCAGTCGCGATGGTCTGCTGCGGCTCTTTGCAGTCGGTGAGCCAGATGTCGTAGATCGGGTGCTCGACACCGTGCAGGCCGGGACTTGCGGCGTACATCCAGCCCGAAAAGATGCGCTTCACCTCGCCCTGCAAGGTGATCTCGTCGACCTCGACGAAGGCGTCGGTGTTGGTGGCCTCCGTCGCCGGCCGCGTGTAGCAGGCGTCGGTCTTGACGCGCAGCGCGCCGAACTGGACCGTCTCGCCGATCTCCTCGTCGAAATTGATGATGCGTCCGGTGATCTTGTCGAGACCGGAGAAAGTCGCCTTCTTGTTCACGATCTTCTGGGCCGGCGGCTCGGTGACGACCTCGTCGCCCGGCTGCAGGCTCGCCGGCGTCTGCGGCACGGCGCCCGGAGCGCCCTTCTGCTGCGGCTGGCGCTGACCGGGCGCACCCGGGGCTTGCGGACCGGGCGGCGCAACCGCCGCGGAGGGCGGCTGGTTCGTCGGCGCGACGGTGGAGCCCGGGGGCGGCGCCAGCGGCTGGGTCTCGACCGGGCCGGGCATCACGTTCCCCTGCCGGCCCGGAGGCGGTGGCATCGGGCGCGACGGCAGCACACGGCCCTGCGGCGGCAGCTCCGGCACCTCTTCGTCGTCGTCGGGAATCTGCTGCGGCTGCTGCTGGCCGCGCGGAATGTTGCCGGGCGGCCGCAGCGGCGGCGGATCGGAAAAGATCGTGCCGATCTGCGCCTGAGCCGGCGTCGCAACCGTCAGTGCGGTGGCGGCCAAAAGCGCCGCAAGACCTGTCAGGGTAATGGTTCGAAACATCTCGCGCGGCTTCAACAGCGAATCGGGCTTGTTGGACATTCTACAGGGGTTACCGCCGCTCGCAGGCCCTCCGGTTAACACGGCGAATACGGCGGGGGAAGGGCGGCATCCCTGCCCTTCCCGGCCCCGTCTGGCCAGACCGGCTTCCGGATGGGATAGTCGGAGGCTCCTTCCCGAACCCGAGGCGGGCACCGTCCGCCGAAAACGGGGCTCCAACCATGACTGGAAAACCCAGAGGCCGCCTTTAATGCCCGTTGTGCTCGATTCCGACGCCGCCGCCGTCTACAGGGCCTTTCAGGAAGCCGGCCGCCCTGCCTACGAGACCCTGACCGCAGCGGAAGCCCGCGCCTATTACGCGCAGGCGCGCTTTGCCACCAATCCGGAGCCGCCGGAGCTCGCCCGCGTCGAAGCGCTCGCGATCCCGGCCCCACACGGCGCCATCCCTGCCCGCCTCTACGTCCCGAAGGAGCCGCGCCGGCACGACGGCCTGTCGCCGGCGCTGGTGTTCTTCCATGGCGGCGGCTGGGTGGTCGGCGATCTCGACTCTCACGACGTCGTCTGCCGTCAGCTCGCAGTCGAAGGCGCGCTGATCGTGATCTCGGTCGACTATCGCCTCGCACCCGAGCACAAATTTCCCGCCGCCATCGAGGACGCCATCGCCGCGACCACATGGGTTGCCGCAAACGCGCGCGAGCTCGGCATCGACGCCTCACGCCTGTCGATCGGCGGCGACAGCGCCGGCGGCAACCTCACCGCCGTCGTGGCGCTCGCCGCGCGCGACGGCAACGGTCCTGCGATCGCGGGCCAGGTGCTGATCTATCCAGCGACCGATTTCGCCATGACCCATGGCTCCCACAGCGAGCCCGAGACCAGCGTATTGCTGACGCATTCGGTGATCCGCTGGTTCCGCGACCATTATCTGAACGGCGCCGCCGACATCCACGACTGGCGCGCTTCGCCGGCGCGCGCGCAAGACCTCGCCGGCCTGCCGCCGGCCTATGTGCTGACAGCCGGCGCCGATCCCCTGCGCGACGAAGGCGACGAATATGCCGAACGCCTCAGGCAGGCCGGCGTGCCCGTGACCACCAAGCACTATCCCGGTCAGTTCCACGGCTTCTTCACGATGGGAAAGTTGTTGCGAGAGGCGACCGCTGCCGTGAGCGAGATCGGCGCGTGGTTGAAGGGATTGGGCTGACGGCGCCTGCATGGCTTCCGCTCGTCGAACCATCTTCGCCCTCCCGTTGCGCGCCCTGACCTGGCTCGGCAGCCAAGGGACCCGCGCGGTGGCGGCCGTCGTTTTCATCGCGGTCGCGGTGCCGCCGCTCGGCGCGCTGCTGCGGCCCTACGTCACCGAGGCGATCTTCGTCCTGCTCTGCATTTCCTTCATGCGGGTCGATCTGGCCGTGCTCTCCAGCCATCTGCGCCGGCCGGCGCTGGTTGCGACCGCCACCGCCTGGACCACGATCGGCGTCCCGCTGATCGTCGGATTGATCGCCCATGCAACAGGGCTCACGAGCCGCGCGCCCGGCCTTGCCCTTGCGCTCATGCTCCAGAGCATGGCTTCTCCGATGATGGCCTCGCCGGCACTTGCCGCGCTGATGGGCCTCGATGCGACCCTCGTGCTGGTCACGCTGGTGACCTCGACCGCGCTGGTGCCCTTCACGGCATCGCTGTTCGCGGGGCTTTTCCTCGACGGGATGCTCAGCATCTCGGCCCTGGCACTCGGCTTGAAGCTGCTCGGCATTCTCGCCGCATCGTTGCTTACGGCGACCGTCATCCGCTGGATCTTCGGCGCGGAGGCAATTCAGCGCGCGCAGCAGCCGATCGATGGATTCAACATCATCATCCTGCTCGTGTTCGCCTGCGCGGTCATGGGCGATGTCGCCGGCGAACTCTTGACCCGGCCGATCTTCACCATCGGCCTCGCAGCTCTGTCCTTCGCGATCTACTTCACGCTGCTCGCGATCACCACGCTGCTGTTCCGCCGCATTGGCACCGACCGCGCACTGGCGCTCGGGCTGATGGTGTCACAGCGCAATCTCGGCCTGATGCTGGCGGCAACGGCCGGCGCATTGCCGCCCACCACCTGGCTCTATTTCGCAATGACGCAGTTTCCGATTCACCTCGCACCATACATGCTGATGCCGATCGCGCGGCGGCTGACCGGGCGCGCGAATGCGTCCCGCGGAGCCGCGGCAGACAACGCTGCCTAGGCATGTCCTCACAACATCGGGATGTCCGTCCGGAAGCAAGCCGAACAAGTGGTTCCAGTCACGGCATGTCGCTCACTGGTTGATCTCGCATCGACGAAGGAACATCAATTCAAAGATCCCGTTAAAGCCTTTCTTCGAAAGGGAGATTGGCGATGAGGTTTGCTGCAATTCTGGTTCTCGGTTCGCTTGCCATGGGCTCAGCAGCGAGAGCAGATCAACCTGGGCCGGACTGGATGCCGATGGAGCAGGTGAAGGCCAAGGTCATGGAGTCGGGCTATTCGCAGGTGACCAAGCTTGAAGCCGATGATGGCCGGTGGGAGGGCGAAGGCATCAAGAACGGACAGAAGATGGAGTTCCATGCCGACCCCAAAACCGGGGCGATCGTACGCGAAAAGCAGGACAAGTGAGCATCGGCGACGTCCGATTTTGAACGGCGCGGACGTCGCCATTCCGCACGTGCCCCATTCAAACGTACATGACTATCCCGCCCGCGCAGCGCGCCGCAGCGCCTGCGGCGGCTGGCCGAAGGCGCGGATGAAGGCGCGGCGCATGCGCTCGGGATCACGGAAGCCCGTGGCTTCCGCAACCAGCTCGATCCCCTCGCGCGAGGATTGCACGCGCTCGCGCGCGACCTCCAGCCGGAGCCGCTCGATCGCCTTGGAGGGCGTCGTGCCGGTCTCGGCGGCGAAGGCACGGGCGAAATGCCGCGCGCTCATGCCGGCGCGATCGGCGAGATCCTCCACCGTCAGCGGCGCATCGAGATTTTCGCGCGCCCACGACAACAGCGCGCCGAAGCGGCTGTTCGGCGCCTTCAGTTCCAGCAGCGAGGAAAACTGCGACTGGCCGCCGCTGCGGCGATGGTAGAGCACGAGGTGCCGCGCGGCTGCCCGCGCGATCTCCTCGCCGTGATCCTCGGTGACCATCGCGAGCGCCAGATCGATGCCCGCGGTGATACCGGCCGACGTCCAGACATTCCCATCGCGGGTGAAGATCTGGTCGGGCTCGAACTTCACCTTCGGATAGCGCGCGACGAAATCGCGCGTCCGGCCCCAATGCGTGGTGGCGCGGCGGCCATCGAGCAGCCCCGCCTCGGCGAGCACATAGGCGCCCGAGCAGACGCTGGCGACGCGCACGCCGCGCCGCGCCAGCCGCTGCACGAAGGCGCGCGTGGCCTCGCAGCGCGCGGC
The nucleotide sequence above comes from Bradyrhizobium sp. NDS-1. Encoded proteins:
- a CDS encoding sensor histidine kinase, which gives rise to MMADAQRRRAFWQILLFSAGLVVLTVISAGSVYLVNKAREDSKWVVHTIEAENQINALLLEIRRAESTARGYLLTRRSDFKVDHDKAVAAIVPALDRLTRLIGDNPEQRKSIEKLSSAIETRLGQFAQEMDFIRLDQPEKAAALVRELASADTTATISEVATGMLREEERLFHLRTANSDRSQTTAASMTGIGSGLVVVLALISIWLVRRSAVARDEAENRLREAFANLESVVEERTADLREANDEIQRFAYIVSHDLRSPLVNIMGFTSELDELGNDIFRRIGSLAQVPADGPPLAPAGPGEIALEGADKQLSEDFSEALGFIKSSIAKMDRLISAILNLTREGRREFQPVKINTSELIEAIVSTLAHQAAEAQAEIHLEALPDIVSDRLALEQIFSNLIDNAIKYLKRGVPGEIRIRGRTKLGYAIFEISDNGRGIDPKDHQRIFDLFRRAGTQDKPGQGIGLAHVRALVRRLGGTMSVSSELNAGSTFTITLPIAWNVSNRNRDR
- a CDS encoding response regulator — encoded protein: MTQPVTIIMIEDDEGHARLIERNIRRSGVNNEIVSFKNGTDAMQHLFGADGSGLVQKGNALLILLDLNLPDMTGIDILRQIKENTYLKASPVVVLTTTDDSQEIKRCYELGCNVYITKPVNYENFANAIRQLGLFFSVIQVPPAAP
- a CDS encoding sensor histidine kinase, which encodes MNQRTPTLLYIDDDGALARLVDRGLTRRGYRVVHAASGEEGLEHIRRASAQGTIDGGIDVVALDQYMPGLDGLETLEQIMAIPGAPPVVFVTASQDSNIAVTALKAGAADYLVKDVTGDFIPLLHVAAEGALRQAELQKAREEAEAEIHASRDRYAALAAERELLLREVNHRVGNSLQIIASLLHLQASSAAHDEVKAALTNAMGRVAAVAQVHRRLYTSQDLKSVVLNQYLDSLLEDLRRSAEGNRMSRLTLKAEPIEIDPDRAVAVGIIVNELVMNAVKYAYPDGAGPIHVELNSKGDDLLLSITDNGVGDNVKADPRSTGMGQRIVAAMASKLDASVERDPAHSGTRIILKFSRVPANHGKANTAAAG
- the aat gene encoding leucyl/phenylalanyl-tRNA--protein transferase: MTSRDSAPSEITPAVLLRAYACGIFPMAESADDPTLFWVEPELRGVIPLDGFRVASRLARTVRSDVFRVTVNTAFKATIAGCAAPQAGREDTWINKRIRDLYGGLYELGHCHSVEAWQGEDLVGGLYGVSLGRAFFGESMFHTARDASKVALVHLVARLIHGGFELLDTQYVTEHLKSFGAAEISRRRYTALLDKALAGEPGDFLRLSAGDAVPGARALEIIASRQE
- a CDS encoding DUF2155 domain-containing protein, with amino-acid sequence MSNKPDSLLKPREMFRTITLTGLAALLAATALTVATPAQAQIGTIFSDPPPLRPPGNIPRGQQQPQQIPDDDEEVPELPPQGRVLPSRPMPPPPGRQGNVMPGPVETQPLAPPPGSTVAPTNQPPSAAVAPPGPQAPGAPGQRQPQQKGAPGAVPQTPASLQPGDEVVTEPPAQKIVNKKATFSGLDKITGRIINFDEEIGETVQFGALRVKTDACYTRPATEATNTDAFVEVDEITLQGEVKRIFSGWMYAASPGLHGVEHPIYDIWLTDCKEPQQTIATAAPDPATKPAPPPPAQKKAAPKQVQQRPPQPLPPIQQQQPAPPPPPPEQRPGLFGIPGFGR
- a CDS encoding alpha/beta hydrolase; translation: MPVVLDSDAAAVYRAFQEAGRPAYETLTAAEARAYYAQARFATNPEPPELARVEALAIPAPHGAIPARLYVPKEPRRHDGLSPALVFFHGGGWVVGDLDSHDVVCRQLAVEGALIVISVDYRLAPEHKFPAAIEDAIAATTWVAANARELGIDASRLSIGGDSAGGNLTAVVALAARDGNGPAIAGQVLIYPATDFAMTHGSHSEPETSVLLTHSVIRWFRDHYLNGAADIHDWRASPARAQDLAGLPPAYVLTAGADPLRDEGDEYAERLRQAGVPVTTKHYPGQFHGFFTMGKLLREATAAVSEIGAWLKGLG
- a CDS encoding Na+-dependent transporter produces the protein MASARRTIFALPLRALTWLGSQGTRAVAAVVFIAVAVPPLGALLRPYVTEAIFVLLCISFMRVDLAVLSSHLRRPALVATATAWTTIGVPLIVGLIAHATGLTSRAPGLALALMLQSMASPMMASPALAALMGLDATLVLVTLVTSTALVPFTASLFAGLFLDGMLSISALALGLKLLGILAASLLTATVIRWIFGAEAIQRAQQPIDGFNIIILLVFACAVMGDVAGELLTRPIFTIGLAALSFAIYFTLLAITTLLFRRIGTDRALALGLMVSQRNLGLMLAATAGALPPTTWLYFAMTQFPIHLAPYMLMPIARRLTGRANASRGAAADNAA
- a CDS encoding PepSY domain-containing protein → MRFAAILVLGSLAMGSAARADQPGPDWMPMEQVKAKVMESGYSQVTKLEADDGRWEGEGIKNGQKMEFHADPKTGAIVREKQDK
- a CDS encoding GlxA family transcriptional regulator translates to MIGILIFPDFQLLDAAGPISAFEVAARCAGKPLALRVLALNAGPVRSSSGVEMMARDFKSANAITTLVIAGGAGVADAARCEATRAFVQRLARRGVRVASVCSGAYVLAEAGLLDGRRATTHWGRTRDFVARYPKVKFEPDQIFTRDGNVWTSAGITAGIDLALAMVTEDHGEEIARAAARHLVLYHRRSGGQSQFSSLLELKAPNSRFGALLSWARENLDAPLTVEDLADRAGMSARHFARAFAAETGTTPSKAIERLRLEVARERVQSSREGIELVAEATGFRDPERMRRAFIRAFGQPPQALRRAARAG